A genomic window from Lotus japonicus ecotype B-129 chromosome 1, LjGifu_v1.2 includes:
- the LOC130710623 gene encoding albumin-2-like — protein sequence MSPIPHVSINAAFRSSRHNEAYIFMNNLYVVLNYGPGSTTDKVLNGGRLLRISDGFLSLAGTPFGEHGIDCAFDTDRNEAYIFSGNLCAYIDYAPGTRGDDKILKGPLSISDIFPCLKSTVFEKGIDAAFRSTKSNKAYIFRGGHYGVLNYASNTVNIDTIRNSWYSLAGTVFESGIEAAFASHVPNRAYIFKGDHYAAINFVPGTHDGDDYMVGGDTRLISDYWPGIGGVLARKNGIRRA from the coding sequence ATGTCGCCAATCCCTCATGTTTCTATAAATGCTGCATTCCGTTCATCTAGGCATAATGAAGCCTACATCTTCATGAACAATTTGTATGTAGTGCTGAATTATGGTCCGGGATCCACAACTGATAAAGTTCTGAATGGTGGGCGACTACTTCGTATTTCTGATGGGTTTCTATCACTTGCTGGTACTCCATTTGGAGAACATGGTATAGATTGCGCCTTTGACACTGATCGCAACGAGGCCTACATCTTCTCCGGGAACCTTTGTGCCTACATAGACTATGCTCCAGGAACCAGAGGTGATGACAAAATACTCAAAGGTCCCTTGTCAATCTCTGACATCTTTCCTTGCTTGAAGAGTACAGTGTTTGAGAAAGGGATAGATGCTGCATTCAGGTCAACTAAGAGCAATAAAGCTTACATTTTCAGAGGAGGCCACTATGGTGTTCTAAACTATGCTTCCAACACTGTGAACATAGATACCATTAGAAATTCATGGTATTCTTTGGCAGGCACAGTCTTTGAAAGTGGAATTGAAGCAGCTTTTGCTTCTCATGTGCCCAATCGAGCTTACATCTTCAAAGGAGACCACTATGCGGCTATCAATTTTGTTCCAGGCACACATGATGGTGATGACTACATGGTCGGTGGTGATACTAGGCTTATCTCTGATTATTGGCCCGGTATTGGAGGCGTATTGGCAAGGAAGAATGGCATAAGGAGAGCTTGA
- the LOC130710686 gene encoding uncharacterized protein LOC130710686: MEARIESVERNMERILEVLDRLDRDREEDRRNRDANRAGNEERLRQMEVRLEGLSHNREEVAMTRTTPEAATAPAPDAETAAQGANRWRKMEIPVYDGSEDAFGWVNKLERYFRIKGATEEEKLQAVVVALDGRALSWYQWWEPCHLHASWEQFKRAILERFQSSVSQSPFAALLALKQSGSVAEFVEQFERFAGMMKGVEEDHLREVFLNGLKEELAAEVKLYEPKTLTELVKKALMVEQKNNAVQRAGTGGWGGRTGSNFRSLPLSRSVVMDTGQRNPLRPANSTAAVGNPVPAVGTGSGDRGLPRVRPTGYRRLSEAEMQEKIMKGECFRCEEKFGPNHVCKNKQLRVMLLGEGEVEDPEQEENLEADTDQVEPQLFQLSLKSIAGFTSRRSLKVWGELGQHKVIVLVDCGATHNFISQDLVNSLKLPVTETPSYMVEVGDGHKVKCQGKCTDVQLSIQGIPITQELFLFNLGGVDVVLGLEWLASLGDIKANFEELTLRFKVGSKKVLLRGELGLIRKTASLSSLVKALQQQAEGFWVEFQQLVEVQEELVAVPGQLQGLMKNYTELFTAIQDLPPSRVQDHAIHLQEGATIPNIRPYRYPHYQKSEIEKLVKEMLVAGIIRPSISPFSSPVILVKKKDGSWRFCIDYRALNKITIPNKFPIPIIDELLDELGEAKVFSKLDLKSGYHQIRMRAGDIEKTAFRTHEGHYEFLVMPFGLTNAPSTFQALMNEVLKPLLRKFVLVFFDDILVYSLSMEDHIIQLGQVFELLFHNGLKLNQKKCLFGQEKLEYLGHIISHGAVAADPKKLEAMWCWPVPKDVKGLRGFLGLTGYYRRFVRGYGKIARPLTLLLKKNGFVWSKEAQLAFDQLKHAMTDLPALAVPDFSKTFVIETDASGTGLGAVLLQEGRPLAFWSSTLSDQGQRKSVYERELMANFGCEHQFSTLPLVKYLLLLYYY; encoded by the coding sequence ATGGAGGCAAGAATCGAGAGTGTGGAGCGCAACATGGAGCGGATCTTGGAGGTTCTGGATCGTTTGGATCGGGATCGTGAGGAAGATCGAAGGAACCGTGATGCAAATCGAGCAGGGAATGAGGAGCGACTGAGGCAAATGGAAGTGCGATTGGAAGGATTGTCGCACAACCGTGAGGAGGTGGCAATGACGCGCACGACGCCAGAGGCGGCAACGGCACCGGCGCCGGATGCGGAGACGGCGGCGCAAGGTGCGAATCGCTGGCGTAAAATGGAGATTCCAGTCTATGATGGAAGCGAAGACGCGTTTGGATGGGTCAACAAACTGGAAAGGTACTTTCGTATCAAGGGAGCGACGGAGGAAGAGAAGCTACAAGCGGTGGTTGTAGCTTTGGATGGAAGAGCGTTAAGCTGGTATCAATGGTGGGAACCTTGTCACCTGCATGCGTCTTGGGAGCAGTTCAAGCGTGCGATCTTGGAGAGGTTTCAGTCCTCTGTTTCGCAGAGTCCATTTGCAGCGTTGCTAGCGCTGAAACAGAGTGGCAGCGTCGCGGAATTCGTGGAGCAATTCGAGAGATTTGCTGGAATGATGAAAGGTGTGGAAGAAGATCACCTGAGAGAGGTTTTTCTAAACGGATTGAAGGAAGAATTAGCGGCAGAAGTGAAGCTTTATGAACCAAAGACTCTGACAGAGTTGGTCAAAAAAGCGTTAATGGTGGAGCAGAAGAACAATGCGGTTCAGAGGGCAGGAACTGGTGGTTGGGGGGGAAGAACAGGCTCTAATTTTCGGAGCCTTCCTCTGTCTAGATCAGTGGTGATGGACACGGGGCAGAGAAATCCGTTGCGACCTGCGAATTCAACAGCTGCAGTGGGCAATCCAGTGCCTGCAGTTGGGACTGGTTCAGGGGACAGAGGTTTACCACGGGTGAGACCTACTGGTTATCGTAGGTTATCTGAGGCAGAGATGCAAGAGAAGATTATGAAAGGGGAGTGTTTCAGATGTGAGGAAAAGTTTGGCCCAAACCATGTTTGCAAGAACAAGCAACTACGAGTGATGTTGTTGGGTGAAGGGGAGGTTGAGGATCCAGAACAGGAGGAAAATCTTGAAGCGGACACAGACCAAGTTGAGCCACAATTGTTCCAGTTATCTCTCAAGAGCATAGCTGGTTTTACTTCTAGAAGGTCTTTGAAGGTGTGGGGAGAGTTGGGGCAGCATAAGGTCATTGTTTTGGTGGATTGTGGTGCCACACACAATTTCATTTCACAGGATCTGGTGAATTCTTTGAAATTACCAGTGACAGAAACTCCTTCCTACATGGTGGAGGTTGGTGATGGGCATAAGGTGAAATGCCAAGGCAAGTGCACAGATGTTCAACTGAGCATTCAGGGCATTCCAATTACACAGGAGTTATTTCTCTTTAATTTGGGGGGTGTGGATGTGGTTCTAGGATTGGAATGGTTGGCAAGTTTGGGGGACATAAAAGCCAATTTTGAGGAGTTAACCTTGAGGTTTAAAGTGGGAAGTAAGAAGGTTTTGCTGAGAGGTGAACTCGGTCTCATTAGGAAGACAGCTTCTTTATCTTCCTTGGTCAAAGCTCTGCAGCAACAAGCTGAGGGATTTTGGGTGGAATTTCAGCAGCTGGTTGAAGTTCAGGAAGAGCTCGTGGCTGTTCCAGGACAGTTGCAGGGGTTGATGAAGAATTATACTGAGTTATTCACTGCCATACAGGACTTACCCCCTAGTAGAGTGCAAGATCATGCCATTCACCTGCAAGAGGGAGCTACCATACCAAATATTCGACCATACAGGTATCCCCACTACCAAAAATCTGAAATAgagaaattggtcaaggaaatgTTAGTTGCTGGAATTATTAGGCCTAGTATTAGCCCATTTTCTAGTCCAGTTATTTTAGTAAAGAAAAAAGATGGTAGCTGGCGATTTTGCATTGATTACCGGGCTTTGAATAAGATTACCATTCCCAATAAATTTCCCATCCCCATTATTGATGAGTTACTTGATGAATTGGGAGAGGCTAAGGTTTTTTCTAAGCTAGACCTTAAATCGGGGTACCATCAAATTAGAATGAGAGCTGGTGATATAGAGAAGACAGCTTTCCGGACCCATGAGGGCCACTATGAGTTTTTAGTGATGCCTTTTGGGCTCACTAATGCTCCATCCACTTTCCAAGCCTTGATGAATGAGGTTTTGAAGCCTTTACTAAGGAAATTTGTTTTGGTCTTTTTTGATGATATATTGGTCTATAGCTTGTCTATGGAAGACCACATAATTCAATTGGGACAAGTCTTTGAGTTGCTGTTCCATAATGGGTTGAAACTGAATCAGAAAAAGTGTTTGTTTGGCCAAGAGAAATTAGAATACCTGGGCCATATTATATCTCATGGAGCAGTGGCGGCTGACCCTAAGAAGCTTGAGGCTATGTGGTGCTGGCCTGTACCAAAAGATGTCAAGGGGTTGAGGGGGTTTTTGGGTCTCACCGGTTACTATAGAAGATTTGTGCGAGGCTATGGGAAAATTGCTAGGCCACTGACTTTGCTGCTCAAGAAGAATGGTTTTGTGTGGAGTAAGGAGGCACAACTTGCTTTTGATCAGCTCAAACATGCCATGACTGATCTTCCAGCCTTGGCAGTCCCTGATTTTTCCAAAACCTTTGTTATCGAGACTGATGCTTCCGGTACAGGTCTGGGGGCAGTCCTTTTACAAGAGGGCAGGCCTTTGGCTTTTTGGAGCTCCACTTTGTCAGACCAAGGACAGAGAAAATCTGTTTATGAGCGGGAATTGATGGCTAATTTCGGCTGTGAACACCAATTTTCTACCCTCCCTCTAGTTAAATATCTTCTACTTTTGTATTATTATTAG
- the LOC130733257 gene encoding TMV resistance protein N-like yields the protein MEKYKERRRFTYDVFLSFRGEDTRNIFIGHLHDHLLQKGIKTFIDDNNLKIGEGIFPAISKAIQESKISIIVFSENYASSTWCLAELDEIIKCTTRNNSSSSNNDNKQLVFPIFYHVDPSDVRHQKNSYNEAMTAHANRFGENSEKVHAWRSALHEAANLKGHHISTGCENIHIKKIVGEVYANIAPKPLFGDDPVGLEHRIEELRTTLDMKPNDDTESMRGIYGISGIGKTEIAKALCKKIVHQFEAASFLVNVREESKKISGQEDRQKSTLPLEMLEVSEIELGGQSIGMYEKEQVCKEKVLLVLDDIDDVEQLKIMASERDWFPGSRIIITPRDEDLLIGHKVDKIYKIEELDDQHSLELFCQNVFGKIHPETGYEEGSSRAIGYSKEVPSELKVIGSDQANEKSLQAWECALEEYKWNTVGRIQDMLQRSLEIYTKTKLKLSVVGKRISKRLATAKDELSWKYQWHVQDKLLYVIESLHINI from the exons ATGGAAAAATATAAAGAGCGCCGACGTTTTACCTATGATGTCTTCCTCAGCTTTAGAGGAGAAGATACAAGGAACATCTTTATAGGACATCTTCACGACCACTTATTGCAGAAGGGGATCAAAACTTTCATTGATGATAACAATCTGAAGATAGGGGAGGGTATTTTCCCTGCCATTTCCAAAGCTATTCAAGAATCTAAGATTTCAATCATTGTGTTTTCTGAGAACTATGCATCTTCCACATGGTGTCTTGCTGAACTTGACGAGATCATAAAATGCACGACAAGAaacaacagcagcagcagcaacaatgACAACAAACAACTTGTTTTCCCCATTTTTTACCATGTCGATCCGTCAGATGTACGTCATCAAAAAAATAGTTACAATGAAGCCATGACTGCACATGCGAATAGGTTTGGAGAAAACTCCGAGAAAGTACACGCATGGAGATCAGCTTTGCATGAGGCTGCAAACTTGAAAGGACACCATATTAGCACTGG GTGTGAAAACATTCATATTAAAAAGATTGTTGGGGAGGTGTATGCTAACATAGCTCCTAAACCTTTATTTGGTGATGACCCAGTTGGACTAGAGCACCGCATAGAAGAGTTGAGAACAACCCTAGACATGAAGCCGAATGATGATACTGAGAGCATGCGGGGCATCTACGGCATTAGTGGAATTGGGAAAACAGAAATTGCCAAAGCCTTGTGTAAAAAGATTGTGCACCAATTTGAAGCTGCAAGTTTTCTTGTTAATGTGAGAGAGGAGTCAAAAAAAATCAGTGGCCAGGAAGATCGACAGAAGAGTACACTTCCATTAGAGATGTTGGAAGTGTCAGAAATCGAGTTGGGCGGTCAAAGCATAGGCATGTATGAAAAAGAACAGGTTTGTAAAGAAAAAGTTCTTTTGGTTCTTGATGACATTGATGATGTAGAACAGTTGAAAATCATGGCAAGCGAACGTGATTGGTTTCCGGGTAGCAGGATCATTATAACACCAAGGGATGAAGATTTGCTCATCGGTCATAAAGTGGACAAGATCTATAAAATTGAAGAACTTGATGATCAACATTCTCTTGAGCTCTTTTGTCAGAATGTCTTCGGAAAGATCCATCCTGAAACAGGGTATGAAGAAGGTTCTTCTCGTGCAATAGGTTATTCCAAGGAAGTTCCATCGGAGTTGAAGGTGATAGGATCTGATCAAGCCAATGAGAAAAGTTTACAAGCTTGGGAGTGTGCATTGGAAGAATACAAATGGAACACGGTTGGAAGAATCCAAGACATGCTCCAAAGAAGCTTAGAAATATAcaccaaaacaaaattgaaactAAGTGTGGTTGGGAAACGCATTTCCAAGCGTTTAGCAACTGCCAAAGACGAGCTTTCATGGAAATACCAATGGCACGTGCAAGACAAGTTATTATATGTTATTGAGAGCCTccatataaatatataa
- the LOC130733258 gene encoding glutathione S-transferase F9-like, with amino-acid sequence MAVKVYGPSCAAAKRVLVVLIVKAIEFEVVPVDVFKGEHKDPEYLKLQPFGVVPVIKDGDYTLYESRAIMRYYAEKYRSQGIDLLGKTIEERGLVEQWLEVEAHNFHPPAYDLTIHILVPQLAGITPDQKVIEESEAKLVNVLNIYEERLSKSKYLAGDFFSLADISHLPFTDYIVNNMGKEHLIKERKHVSAWWDDISNRPSWKKVLELYKAPV; translated from the exons ATGGCAGTGAAGGTTTATGGTCCCTCCTGTGCTGCAGCCAAACGGGTGCTGGTTGTTCTGATTGTGAAGGCAATCGAATTTGAGGTTGTCCCTGTTGATGTCTTCAAAGGGGAACATAAGGATCCTGAGTACCTCAAATTACAG CCCTTTGGAGTTGTTCCTGTCATTAAGGATGGAGATTACACCTTATACG AATCTCGGGCCATAATGAGGTACTATGCAGAAAAATACAGGTCCCAAGGGATTGATTTACTTGGAAAGACTATAGAAGAGAGGGGTCTTGTGGAACAATGGTTAGAAGTTGAAGCACATAACTTTCACCCACCAGCATATGACTTGACTATTCATATTTTGGTTCCTCAGCTAGCTGGTATCACTCCAGATCAAAAGGTGATTGAAGAGAGTGAAGCAAAGCTGGTGAATGTGTTGAACATTTATGAGGAGAGGTTGTCAAAGAGCAAGTATTTGGCTGGGGATTTCTTCAGCCTTGCTGATATAAGCCACCTTCCATTCACTGATTATATTGTGAACAACATGGGGAAAGAGCACTTGATCAAGGAGAGGAAACATGTTAGTGCTTGGTGGGATGACATAAGCAATAGACCCTCATGGAAGAAGGTTCTTGAGTTATACAAAGCTCCAGTCTAG
- the LOC130733259 gene encoding soyasapogenol B glucuronide galactosyltransferase-like, with the protein METTIDVGEAEMLKAVFLPFPITSHTIRVVDTARLFAMHGVDVTIITTPGNTKVFQTSIDHCDSGHIRIHLVNFPGIPGLPQGFETFTAHTPQHLVPQIFEGISLLQDPIQQLFATMKPDFIVSDMFFPWSADAAAELGIPHLIYLGGSYISRSARNSIEQYAPHTKVDSDSEPFLLPGLPHKLHMTRLQLPAQTRERNHLTELMKTVKESEKKSYGSLINSFYEFEGIYEEHYKTTTGTKSWSVGPVSLWVNQDESDKDVRGGASEEREPEGWLTWLDSKTEDSVLYVCFGSMNKFSTSQLVEIAHALEDFGHDFIWVVGKFEDQGEIGGVNGFLKEFENRVVVKSRGYLIRGWAPQLLILDHPAIGGVVTHCGWNTTLESVIAGLPMATMPLFAEQFYNEKLLVDVLGIGVSIGVKKWKKWNEVGDEIVKRENIVKAISLLMGGGEEALEMRRRARVLGEAAKKTIQPGGCSHTKVKGLIDELKALKLQKFNHKIA; encoded by the coding sequence ATGGAGACCACCATTGATGTGGGAGAAGCTGAAATGCTAAAGGCAGTTTTTCTTCCATTTCCAATAACCAGTCACACCATTCGTGTTGTTGACACGGCGAGGCTCTTCGCCATGCACGGTGTAGATGTCACCATAATCACCACACCAGGCAACACCAAAGTTTTCCAAACCTCCATTGACCATTGTGATTCAGGCCATATTCGAATCCATCTTGTTAACTTCCCAGGAATCCCTGGTTTGCCACAAGGGTTTGAAACCTTCACAGCTCATACTCCTCAACATTTAGTCCCTCAAATCTTCGAGGGAATTTCCCTTCTGCAAGACCCGATTCAACAACTCTTTGCTACCATGAAACCAGATTTCATCGTCTCTGACATGTTCTTCCCTTGGTCCGCTGATGCTGCAGCTGAGCTGGGGATTCCACACTTGATTTATCTTGGTGGAAGCTATATCTCCAGGTCTGCACGCAACTCCATTGAACAATATGCGCCTCACACCAAGGTGGACTCTGATTCTGAGCCTTTTCTGCTTCCTGGGTTACCCCACAAGCTGCACATGACAAGATTGCAGTTGCCGGCACAAACTAGAGAACGCAACCATCTCACTGAGTTAATGAAGACTGTGAAAGAATCTGAGAAGAAGAGCTACGGTTCACTGATCAATAGCTTCTATGAATTTGAGGGGATTTACGAGGAGCATTACAAGACAACCACAGGAACAAAGAGTTGGAGTGTTGGGCCAGTTTCATTGTGGGTGAACCAAGATGAGTCAGATAAGGATGTTAGAGGCGGTGCCAGTGAAGAACGAGAACCAGAAGGGTGGCTTACTTGGCTTGATTCAAAAACAGAGGACTCTGTTCTCTATGTGTGTTTTGGGAGCATGAACAAGTTCAGCACTTCTCAGCTTGTTGAAATAGCTCATGCCCTTGAGGATTTTGGCCATGATTTCATCTGGGTCGTTGGAAAATTTGAAGATCAAGGTGAAATTGGGGGTGTAAATGGTTTCTTGAAAGAATTTGAGAACAGAGTGGTGGTGAAAAGCAGAGGTTATTTAATTAGGGGTTGGGCACCACAACTTCTTATACTGGATCACCCTGCGATTGGAGGTGTGGTGACTCACTGTGGGTGGAACACTACTCTTGAAAGCGTCATTGCAGGGTTGCCAATGGCAACGATGCCTCTTTTTGCAGAGCAGTTTTACAATGAGAAGTTGCTGGTGGATGTGCTGGGAATTGGCGTCTCTATTGGAgtgaaaaaatggaaaaaatggAATGAGGTTGGGGATGAGATAGTGAAGAGGGAGAACATAGTGAAGGCGATTTCTTTGTTGATGGGTGGTGGAGAAGAGGCTTTAGAAATGAGGAGAAGAGCAAGAGTGCTTGGTGAGGCTGCAAAGAAAACTATCCAGCCTGGTGGGTGTTCTCACACCAAGGTGAAAGGGTTGATTGATGAGTTGAAGGCACTTAAATTGCAAAAGTTCAATCACAAAATAGCTTAG